Below is a window of Polyangiaceae bacterium DNA.
GCTGGCTGCGCTCTCGGCCGCCGAGCTCAGAGCCGTGTTCGCCAGGGCCCGCGAGCGCGCCGGCAAGGCACGTCCGCGCCGCGCGAGCTCGGCAGAGCTCGCCCTCAAGTCGAACCGAGCGTGAGCAGTCGCGCGCGCGACGCACGCTTGGCGGAGCGCTCGACTCCGATGGCGTCGAGACCGTGCGCGTTGGCGACTGCCAGCATTGTGCCGATGCCGCAGAAGGGATCGACGACGGTGGTGCAGCTGGTGCTCGCGCGCAGGAAGCGGCACACCGCCGCGCAGGCCTCGACGCCCATGGCGCGCGGCCAGGGCATCTCGCCCAGGCGCGGCAGCACGTCGGCGCTGGAGCTCTTGGGGTCGAGGCGGAGGGTCTTCGAGAAGCAGGAAAGGTGCGCGTAGGCCGGGCGCCCGAAGGTGGTGGTGCCGGCGGGCGCGCGGCACACGATCTTGTGCCAGAGCAGCTCCACCTCCGCCAGCTCCGCGCCGCGCGCCACCAGGTAGCCTTTGTCCACCCAGACGCCCTCGCGCTTCACGTCGGTCTGGAAGAACACCGCCACCGAGTCGTCGGCGACCTGCCGCATCACCAGCGCCGCGGTCTCCACGAACCAGGCTCGCCAGCCCGCAAACCCCAGGCTCGGCAGCTCCGAGCTGTCGGGCATCGAGGTGACCACGGCGTGCGTCGCTGGGAGCCGCTCGCGGCGGAGCCACTCCACCCCGTCGCCATGAATCACGCCGCGCGCGGGCATCTCTCACCTCGACACGGGAAGGCGCGCGCGGAGTCGCATCGGGATGCCGTGCTTGGGCCTGAGGGTGATCGACGGCAGGAGCTCGAGCGGCGCGCCGGACGCGAGCTCCAGGTGGAAGCGCTGTGCGAACACCGCCAGAGTGAGCACGGCCTCCAGCATGGCGAAGTGATTGCCGATGCAGATGCGCGGACCGCCGCCGAAGGGGAAGTAGGCGAAGCGCGGCAGGCTCTTGGCACCGGCCTCGAGCCAACGCTCCGGATCGAACGCCTCCGGATCCGGGAACCAGCGAGCGTCGTGGTGTACCAGCCACTGGCAGAGCGCGAGCTGCGAGCCCTTCGGCAGGAGAAAACCTCGAAGCTCCAGATCCTCGAGCAGTTGGCGGCCGATGGCCCAGACCGGCGGCAGGAGCCGCATCGTCTCCTTCACGATGCGCGCGGTGAGCTCCAGCGCTTCGACGTCCGCGTAGGTGGGCGAGCGCCCGCCGAGCACGCGCTCGAGCTCGGCGTGCAGGCGTGCCTCGACCT
It encodes the following:
- a CDS encoding SAM-dependent methyltransferase — translated: MPARGVIHGDGVEWLRRERLPATHAVVTSMPDSSELPSLGFAGWRAWFVETAALVMRQVADDSVAVFFQTDVKREGVWVDKGYLVARGAELAEVELLWHKIVCRAPAGTTTFGRPAYAHLSCFSKTLRLDPKSSSADVLPRLGEMPWPRAMGVEACAAVCRFLRASTSCTTVVDPFCGIGTMLAVANAHGLDAIGVERSAKRASRARLLTLGST